From Scleropages formosus chromosome 1, fSclFor1.1, whole genome shotgun sequence, a single genomic window includes:
- the themis gene encoding protein THEMIS isoform X1, producing MYEFSYINFSSLLHFGKISKKGTAVIPLAEANLIFNCSSQWFMSKTCQGGKNSHISLGSVYEMFGRECCLPTGEVMKIIGISIATLTASVQQEGSVTSTITLPLDYPGLFRIMADRKPYLTIREITESLRIGGDRLGRPEFRCSGRLRPADGPLREGESFVLVSPAKGNGDGAVECEVMRGDTRHRFMLGLMQEGEFYECEDDQFYTLKELAEWKMPRGRLRTVTLAKALPRRDVFFCDLLENYTGELILSPVYELQAVMKYRKDVVRIPSNLDVEVIDVTGHWDSECFLQPLSLSDVFKKPSEEFPLVAEVIEAPLHVQEEFGFLKHCKKLIIHSTCKAKRILASEIRSDAQRHFLIPVSYRGRFKRRPREFPTAYDLEVAKRDKEQLHVVATRAFESRYEGLSTVFVGDQYLVRGRETSEVIYGGTRKMVEALACEKIEGKNYESVLIPMCLDGGFVEVIHDKKQYSIADICTKFHLPFNVKVSVRDLSVREDMLAAVPGLRLEEEITDPYLLVSDPELSECWEVPVNRTHLTVVLVHGGELENHGPQPVMRAAVEEIGEDCYYTLRRYATATVLPPPRPPKKPRQPELDATKLLPQPQRNGTPGSPKSPHLHTPKPASAVSPAFVEQCCPVLRPETKLTPKTGAFLNPAQQKALSQGKCVEDTSSNDDDDKHDYEYIDENEMESIRTKFQLQSINSTVRGKPANTYEQSV from the exons ATGTATGAGTTTAGTTACATTAATTTTAGCTCTTTATTGCATTTTGGAAAAATTAGCAAGAAGGGAACAGCTGTTATACCTTTAGCAGAAgctaatttaattttcaacTGTTCCAGTCAATGGTTCATGAGTAAAACTTGTCAGGGGGGGAAAAACTCACATATTTCTCTAGGTTCTGTATATGAGATGTTCGGAAGGGAATGCTGCCTTCCAACTGGAGAAGTCATGAAGATCATTGGGATCAGCATTGCCACGCTGACTGCAAGCGTTCAGCAGGAGGGGTCTGTTACCTCAACCATCACCCTGCCACTGGACTACCCTG GCCTCTTCAGGATCATGGCTGACCGGAAGCCATACCTCACCATTAGAGAGATCACGGAATCCTTGCGCATCGGTGGAGACCGGCTGGGCCGGCCCGAGTTCCGCTGCTCCGGCCGCCTGCGCCCTGCGGACGGCCCACTGCGGGAGGGCGAAAGCTTTGTCCTCGTGTCGCCGGCGAAGGGTAACGGCGATGGGGCCGTGGAGTGTGAGGTTATGCGGGGTGACACCAGGCACCGCTTCATGCTGGGGCTGATGCAGGAGGGCGAGTTCTACGAGTGTGAGGATGATCAGTTCTACACACTGAAGGAGCTCGCAGAGTGGAAGATGCCAAGAGGTCGGCTGAGGACAGTGACTCTAGCCAAAGCCCTGCCGAGGAGGGATGTGTTTTTCTGCGACCTGCTTGAGAACTACACCGGAGAGCTGATTCTCTCACCTGTTTACGAACTGCAGGCTGTGATGAAGt ATCGGAAGGATGTTGTGCGAATTCCATCCAACCTTGACGTAGAGGTAATAGACGTAACGGGACATTGGGACAGTGAGTGCTTTCTGCAGCCTCTGTCACTGAGTGATGTTTTCAAGAAGCCCAGTGAGGAGTTCCCCCTCGTGGCTGAAGTTATCGAGGCCCCGTTGCACGTTCAGGAAGAGTTCGGCTTCCTCAAGCACTGCAAGAAACTTATCATTCACAGCACCTGCAAGGCGAAACGGATACTCGCCTCTGAAATTCGCAGTGACGCACAGAGGCACTTCCTTATTCCAGTCTCCTACAGAGGGAGGTTTAAACGGAGACCAAGGGAGTTCCCAACCGCTTACGACTTGGAGGTCGCAAAGAGAGACAAGGAGCAGCTACATGTGGTTGCCACCAGAGCCTTTGAATCACGGTATGAGGGGCTGTCCACCGTCTTTGTGGGAGACCAGTACCTGGTACGTGGACGGGAGACAAGCGAGGTCATCTATGGTGGAACACGGAAGATGGTAGAAGCTTTAGCCTGTGAGAAGATCGAGGGCAAGAACTATGAATCTGTGCTTATCCCCATGTGCTTGGATGGTGGCTTCGTGGAGGTCATCCACGACAAGAAGCAGTATAGCATCGCCGACATCTGCACGAAGTTCCACCTCCCGTTCAACGTCAAAGTGTCTGTTCGAGATCTCTCTGTGCGCGAGGATATGCTTGCAGCTGTTCCTGGGCTGCGTCTGGAGGAGGAGATCACGGATCCCTACCTGCTAGTCTCTGACCCGGAGTTGTCCGAGTGCTGGGAGGTGCCCGTCAATCGGACCCACCTGACCGTGGTGCTTGTCCACGGGGGGGAGTTAGAGAACCACGGCCCACAGCCGGTCATGCGTGCTGCTGTGGAGGAGATTGGGGAAGACTGTTACTACACTCTGAGGAGGTATGCCACAGCCACGGTGCTCCCACCACCCCGTCCACCCAAGAAGCCCAGACAGCCAGAGCTGGACGCCACCAAGCTGCTGCCACAGCCTCAGAGGAACGGCACCCCAGGTTCACCAAAG AGTCCACATCTTCACACACCCAAGCCCGCCAGTGCAGTTTCACCTGCTTTTGTAGAACAATGTTGTCCTGTGCTAAGACCCGAGACAAAGTTAACCCCTAAAACTGGTGCTTTTCTAAATCCAGCCCAACAGAAAG CCTTAAGTCAAGGGAAATGTGTGGAGGACACAAGCAGTAACGACGATGATGATAAGCATGACTACGAGTACATTGACGAAAACGAGATGGAGAGCATCAGGACAAAATTTCAACTGCAAAGTATTAACAGTACGGTCAGAGGGAAGCCAGCAAATACATATGAGCAGTCTGTGTAG
- the themis gene encoding protein THEMIS isoform X2 encodes MAMTLDEFTRTINPLSLPRVLQIQSGVYFQGSVYEMFGRECCLPTGEVMKIIGISIATLTASVQQEGSVTSTITLPLDYPGLFRIMADRKPYLTIREITESLRIGGDRLGRPEFRCSGRLRPADGPLREGESFVLVSPAKGNGDGAVECEVMRGDTRHRFMLGLMQEGEFYECEDDQFYTLKELAEWKMPRGRLRTVTLAKALPRRDVFFCDLLENYTGELILSPVYELQAVMKYRKDVVRIPSNLDVEVIDVTGHWDSECFLQPLSLSDVFKKPSEEFPLVAEVIEAPLHVQEEFGFLKHCKKLIIHSTCKAKRILASEIRSDAQRHFLIPVSYRGRFKRRPREFPTAYDLEVAKRDKEQLHVVATRAFESRYEGLSTVFVGDQYLVRGRETSEVIYGGTRKMVEALACEKIEGKNYESVLIPMCLDGGFVEVIHDKKQYSIADICTKFHLPFNVKVSVRDLSVREDMLAAVPGLRLEEEITDPYLLVSDPELSECWEVPVNRTHLTVVLVHGGELENHGPQPVMRAAVEEIGEDCYYTLRRYATATVLPPPRPPKKPRQPELDATKLLPQPQRNGTPGSPKSPHLHTPKPASAVSPAFVEQCCPVLRPETKLTPKTGAFLNPAQQKALSQGKCVEDTSSNDDDDKHDYEYIDENEMESIRTKFQLQSINSTVRGKPANTYEQSV; translated from the exons ATGGCAATGACGTTGGATGAATTCACTCGCACCATCAACCCATTGTCTCTGCCTCGTGTCCTGCAGATTCAGTCTGGGGTTTACTTCCAAG GTTCTGTATATGAGATGTTCGGAAGGGAATGCTGCCTTCCAACTGGAGAAGTCATGAAGATCATTGGGATCAGCATTGCCACGCTGACTGCAAGCGTTCAGCAGGAGGGGTCTGTTACCTCAACCATCACCCTGCCACTGGACTACCCTG GCCTCTTCAGGATCATGGCTGACCGGAAGCCATACCTCACCATTAGAGAGATCACGGAATCCTTGCGCATCGGTGGAGACCGGCTGGGCCGGCCCGAGTTCCGCTGCTCCGGCCGCCTGCGCCCTGCGGACGGCCCACTGCGGGAGGGCGAAAGCTTTGTCCTCGTGTCGCCGGCGAAGGGTAACGGCGATGGGGCCGTGGAGTGTGAGGTTATGCGGGGTGACACCAGGCACCGCTTCATGCTGGGGCTGATGCAGGAGGGCGAGTTCTACGAGTGTGAGGATGATCAGTTCTACACACTGAAGGAGCTCGCAGAGTGGAAGATGCCAAGAGGTCGGCTGAGGACAGTGACTCTAGCCAAAGCCCTGCCGAGGAGGGATGTGTTTTTCTGCGACCTGCTTGAGAACTACACCGGAGAGCTGATTCTCTCACCTGTTTACGAACTGCAGGCTGTGATGAAGt ATCGGAAGGATGTTGTGCGAATTCCATCCAACCTTGACGTAGAGGTAATAGACGTAACGGGACATTGGGACAGTGAGTGCTTTCTGCAGCCTCTGTCACTGAGTGATGTTTTCAAGAAGCCCAGTGAGGAGTTCCCCCTCGTGGCTGAAGTTATCGAGGCCCCGTTGCACGTTCAGGAAGAGTTCGGCTTCCTCAAGCACTGCAAGAAACTTATCATTCACAGCACCTGCAAGGCGAAACGGATACTCGCCTCTGAAATTCGCAGTGACGCACAGAGGCACTTCCTTATTCCAGTCTCCTACAGAGGGAGGTTTAAACGGAGACCAAGGGAGTTCCCAACCGCTTACGACTTGGAGGTCGCAAAGAGAGACAAGGAGCAGCTACATGTGGTTGCCACCAGAGCCTTTGAATCACGGTATGAGGGGCTGTCCACCGTCTTTGTGGGAGACCAGTACCTGGTACGTGGACGGGAGACAAGCGAGGTCATCTATGGTGGAACACGGAAGATGGTAGAAGCTTTAGCCTGTGAGAAGATCGAGGGCAAGAACTATGAATCTGTGCTTATCCCCATGTGCTTGGATGGTGGCTTCGTGGAGGTCATCCACGACAAGAAGCAGTATAGCATCGCCGACATCTGCACGAAGTTCCACCTCCCGTTCAACGTCAAAGTGTCTGTTCGAGATCTCTCTGTGCGCGAGGATATGCTTGCAGCTGTTCCTGGGCTGCGTCTGGAGGAGGAGATCACGGATCCCTACCTGCTAGTCTCTGACCCGGAGTTGTCCGAGTGCTGGGAGGTGCCCGTCAATCGGACCCACCTGACCGTGGTGCTTGTCCACGGGGGGGAGTTAGAGAACCACGGCCCACAGCCGGTCATGCGTGCTGCTGTGGAGGAGATTGGGGAAGACTGTTACTACACTCTGAGGAGGTATGCCACAGCCACGGTGCTCCCACCACCCCGTCCACCCAAGAAGCCCAGACAGCCAGAGCTGGACGCCACCAAGCTGCTGCCACAGCCTCAGAGGAACGGCACCCCAGGTTCACCAAAG AGTCCACATCTTCACACACCCAAGCCCGCCAGTGCAGTTTCACCTGCTTTTGTAGAACAATGTTGTCCTGTGCTAAGACCCGAGACAAAGTTAACCCCTAAAACTGGTGCTTTTCTAAATCCAGCCCAACAGAAAG CCTTAAGTCAAGGGAAATGTGTGGAGGACACAAGCAGTAACGACGATGATGATAAGCATGACTACGAGTACATTGACGAAAACGAGATGGAGAGCATCAGGACAAAATTTCAACTGCAAAGTATTAACAGTACGGTCAGAGGGAAGCCAGCAAATACATATGAGCAGTCTGTGTAG